A single Lynx canadensis isolate LIC74 chromosome D2, mLynCan4.pri.v2, whole genome shotgun sequence DNA region contains:
- the RGR gene encoding RPE-retinal G protein-coupled receptor isoform X2, translated as MAESGSLPTGFGELEVLAVGMVLLVEALTGLCLNSLTILSFCKTPELRTPTHLLVLSLALADSGISLNALVAATSSLLRRWPYGSNGCQAHGFQGFVTALASICSSAAIAWGRYHHYCSRSQLAWNTAISLVICVWLSSAFWAALPLLGWGHYDYEPLGTCCTLDYSRGDRNFTSFLFTMAFFNFFMPLFITFISYRLMEQKLRKTGHPQVNTTLPARTLLFGWGPYALLYLYATIADVSSVSPKLQMVPALVAKTVPTINAINYALGGEMVHRGIWQCLSPRGSGLDRAR; from the exons ATGGCAGAATCTGGGTCCTTGCCCACCGGCTTCGGGGAGCTGGAGGTGCTGGCTGTGGGGATGGTGCTGCTGGTAGAAG CTCTCACCGGCCTCTGCCTCAATAGCCTCACCATCCTCTCTTTCTGCAAGACCCCGGAGCTGCGGACCCCCACCCACCTGCTGGTGCTGAGCCTGGCTCTGGCGGACAGTGGGATCAGCCTGAATGCTCTCGTGGCAGCCACATCCAGCCTCCTCCG GCGCTGGCCCTATGGCTCCAACGGCTGCCAGGCTCATGGCTTCCAGGGCTTTGTGACGGCGTTGGCCAGCATCTGCAGCAGCGCAGCCATCGCCTGGGGGCGCTATCACCACTACTGCTCAC GCAGCCAACTGGCCTGGAATACGGCCATCTCCTTGGTGATCTGTGTGTGGCTGTCTTCTGCCTTCTGGGCAGCACTGCCCCTCCTGGGCTGGGGCCACTATGACTATGAGCCGCTGGGGACGTGCTGCACCCTGGACTACTCCAGGGGGGACAG AAACTTCACCAGCTTCCTCTTTACCATGGCCTTTTTCAACTTCTTCATGCCTCTCTTCATCACATTCATATCCTATCGGCTCATGGAACAGAAACTCAGGAAGACTGGCCACCCCCAG GTGAACACCACTCTGCCCGCCAGGACACTGCTGTTCGGTTGGGGCCCCTATGCCCTCCTGTACCTATATGCCACCATCGCGGATGTGAGCTCCGTCTCCCCCAAGCTGCAAATG GTGCCGGCCCTTGTTGCCAAAACGGTGCCCACGATCAATGCTATCAACTATGCCCTGGGCGGCGAGATGGTCCACAGGGGGATTTGGCAGTGCCTCTCACCTCGGGGAAGCGGGCTGGACCGAGCCCGGTGA
- the RGR gene encoding RPE-retinal G protein-coupled receptor isoform X3, protein MAESGSLPTGFGELEVLAVGMVLLVEALTGLCLNSLTILSFCKTPELRTPTHLLVLSLALADSGISLNALVAATSSLLRRWPYGSNGCQAHGFQGFVTALASICSSAAIAWGRYHHYCSRSQLAWNTAISLVICVWLSSAFWAALPLLGWGHYDYEPLGTCCTLDYSRGDRNFTSFLFTMAFFNFFMPLFITFISYRLMEQKLRKTGHPQVPALVAKTVPTINAINYALGGEMVHRGIWQCLSPRGSGLDRAR, encoded by the exons ATGGCAGAATCTGGGTCCTTGCCCACCGGCTTCGGGGAGCTGGAGGTGCTGGCTGTGGGGATGGTGCTGCTGGTAGAAG CTCTCACCGGCCTCTGCCTCAATAGCCTCACCATCCTCTCTTTCTGCAAGACCCCGGAGCTGCGGACCCCCACCCACCTGCTGGTGCTGAGCCTGGCTCTGGCGGACAGTGGGATCAGCCTGAATGCTCTCGTGGCAGCCACATCCAGCCTCCTCCG GCGCTGGCCCTATGGCTCCAACGGCTGCCAGGCTCATGGCTTCCAGGGCTTTGTGACGGCGTTGGCCAGCATCTGCAGCAGCGCAGCCATCGCCTGGGGGCGCTATCACCACTACTGCTCAC GCAGCCAACTGGCCTGGAATACGGCCATCTCCTTGGTGATCTGTGTGTGGCTGTCTTCTGCCTTCTGGGCAGCACTGCCCCTCCTGGGCTGGGGCCACTATGACTATGAGCCGCTGGGGACGTGCTGCACCCTGGACTACTCCAGGGGGGACAG AAACTTCACCAGCTTCCTCTTTACCATGGCCTTTTTCAACTTCTTCATGCCTCTCTTCATCACATTCATATCCTATCGGCTCATGGAACAGAAACTCAGGAAGACTGGCCACCCCCAG GTGCCGGCCCTTGTTGCCAAAACGGTGCCCACGATCAATGCTATCAACTATGCCCTGGGCGGCGAGATGGTCCACAGGGGGATTTGGCAGTGCCTCTCACCTCGGGGAAGCGGGCTGGACCGAGCCCGGTGA
- the RGR gene encoding RPE-retinal G protein-coupled receptor isoform X1: MAESGSLPTGFGELEVLAVGMVLLVEALTGLCLNSLTILSFCKTPELRTPTHLLVLSLALADSGISLNALVAATSSLLRVSHRRWPYGSNGCQAHGFQGFVTALASICSSAAIAWGRYHHYCSRSQLAWNTAISLVICVWLSSAFWAALPLLGWGHYDYEPLGTCCTLDYSRGDRNFTSFLFTMAFFNFFMPLFITFISYRLMEQKLRKTGHPQVNTTLPARTLLFGWGPYALLYLYATIADVSSVSPKLQMVPALVAKTVPTINAINYALGGEMVHRGIWQCLSPRGSGLDRAR, from the exons ATGGCAGAATCTGGGTCCTTGCCCACCGGCTTCGGGGAGCTGGAGGTGCTGGCTGTGGGGATGGTGCTGCTGGTAGAAG CTCTCACCGGCCTCTGCCTCAATAGCCTCACCATCCTCTCTTTCTGCAAGACCCCGGAGCTGCGGACCCCCACCCACCTGCTGGTGCTGAGCCTGGCTCTGGCGGACAGTGGGATCAGCCTGAATGCTCTCGTGGCAGCCACATCCAGCCTCCTCCG TGTCTCCCACAGGCGCTGGCCCTATGGCTCCAACGGCTGCCAGGCTCATGGCTTCCAGGGCTTTGTGACGGCGTTGGCCAGCATCTGCAGCAGCGCAGCCATCGCCTGGGGGCGCTATCACCACTACTGCTCAC GCAGCCAACTGGCCTGGAATACGGCCATCTCCTTGGTGATCTGTGTGTGGCTGTCTTCTGCCTTCTGGGCAGCACTGCCCCTCCTGGGCTGGGGCCACTATGACTATGAGCCGCTGGGGACGTGCTGCACCCTGGACTACTCCAGGGGGGACAG AAACTTCACCAGCTTCCTCTTTACCATGGCCTTTTTCAACTTCTTCATGCCTCTCTTCATCACATTCATATCCTATCGGCTCATGGAACAGAAACTCAGGAAGACTGGCCACCCCCAG GTGAACACCACTCTGCCCGCCAGGACACTGCTGTTCGGTTGGGGCCCCTATGCCCTCCTGTACCTATATGCCACCATCGCGGATGTGAGCTCCGTCTCCCCCAAGCTGCAAATG GTGCCGGCCCTTGTTGCCAAAACGGTGCCCACGATCAATGCTATCAACTATGCCCTGGGCGGCGAGATGGTCCACAGGGGGATTTGGCAGTGCCTCTCACCTCGGGGAAGCGGGCTGGACCGAGCCCGGTGA